TCCGATCGAAAAATATCTTGAATATTTCGGCGTTGCCCTGGCTGGCGACCTTGAGCCGATCGGGATCCACGTTGCTCATCATCCTGGTGTTGACGCTGCCCATCAAGGTCAGCAGAGCGTCGGCGGTCTTTATGGAGACCTTGTCGCTTTCATGGATGAACGTCAGTTGCTGGTCGCTGCCCTGCTTCATCATGATCTCTGATAGCTCGGAATTTAATATCTTTACCTGGGGATGGGCTCCCAGCTCCAATGCCAGGCGAAAGCATTCCTTTATCAGCGGCATGGTGAAATACTCGCCCTGAATTATCAGTTTGTCGCCTTTCTTCAGGGCCAGCGAATACTTCATCAGCACCTCGGCGTGCTTTTTCACTCTCGGATCCATATCGTGTCCTTACAATTTAAAATTTTAATTTCCGTTGTTTTAAATCCCCTCGTTCCCCCCCCCCCAATTCCATAGCCCAGAATTGCCCGGCCCGACAGGGATCTGTTTCGCTGAGGCATATGGATATGGGTTGTAAAAAATGGCAACGACCTTGCTAAAGATCCTTGCCACTGATAAAAATGGTCGGGGTGAGTGGATTCGAACCACCGGCCCCTTGACCCCCAGTCAAGTGCGCTAACCGGACTGCGCTACACCCCGACAACGGTTAATTATACGAAATATATCATCCCAAAGCAAGCAGAAAATGACCACCGATTATAACAATTTTAACAGTCCCTTCAATTCATTAATTATCTGCCCCAGTTCGGATCTCTCTTTGAATTGGTTGAAAGGAATCTCCATCTGATCGGGGTCCTGCTCCCTGATCTCGGACAGCCGGCCCCGGGCTCCGGCAATGGTAAAACCGTCCTCGTAAAGCAGCTTTTTTATCATCAGCACCATTTTGATGTCGTCCAGTTGGTACTGCCGCCGTCCTCCCCGGCTTAAGCGGGGCCGTAGCTGGGGGAATTCGGTTTCCCAAAACCTCAGGACGTAGGGCTTCAAAGAGGTCATCTCGCCCACCTCCCGGATGTTGTGGTAAACCTTGGTGCCCGGCAAGCGCTTTGAGGTTTTTGGTTTTTCTTTGCTTTTTTTGGCTGCTGGCTCAATCATCTGGGGCCTCCATAAAGGCGATCATCTTACCTTTTAGCTTTCCCTCGCGACGGTAGGAATGGAACATCCCGGAATGGCATTTGGTGCAAAAATCGCTGACATAGATGTTGCAGGGCTTCATCCCGGCCGTCAGCAGCTGGTCGCGGTTGGCATTTCGCAGGTCCAACAGCCATTTGCCGTTGGCGTCGGCTCTGGCATGTTCCGGCTGGAACCTCTCCGCCACTTCGGAGCCGACCTGGTAGCAATCGGCTTCGATGCCGGGGCCGATGGCGGCCACCAGTTCCTTGGGGCTTAGCCCGTACTCGCTGCAGAAGACATCAACCGCTTTGGCGGCAAATTTATCGGCCGTGCCCTTCCATCCGGCGTGCACCAGGGCCAGACAGCGCCTGTCCGAAGATGCCAGATATACCGGCAGGCAGTCGGCGGTATGAATGGTCAGCACCACGTCGTTGCGGTCGGTCATCAGGCCGTCGGCCTCGACCCGGTGGGGATAGAATTTGTCGAACATGGAATCCACCCGGCGGATATCGCAGCCGTGGACCTGGCTGGTGACCACCGTTTTGTGCCGGGCCGACAGGGAACGGTAGACCCCGGCTTCGTCTATGTCCCGCCCCTGGGTTTTGATCACCAGGCCGTGTTTGATTCCGAATTCGTTGAGGAAATTTAATTCCAGCACGTCGCAGCCGAACCTTTGGGTAACCTGCCAGTATTTTACCATAGCTCCGCCTTGGCATCCCGCCCCATCAGGTCTTTTAAGGCCTCGTCTGGATCCTTATCCTCGAACAGCACCCGATACATCTGCTGGGTGATGGGCATCTCGATGCCATGCTTTTGAGCCAGCAGGTGGGCTGCCTTGGTGGTCTCCACCCCCTCGGCCACCATTGACATATGCTTAAGGATATCGCCCAGTTTGCGGCCCTGTCCGATCTGCTGGCCCACCGAGCGGTTGCGGCTCTGCTGGCTGAAGCAGGTGGTGATCAGGTCCCCCATGCCGGACAGCCCGGCAAAGGTATCCGGCCTGGCCCCCAAAGCCACCCCCAGCCTAGTGATCTCAGCCAGGCCGCGGGTCAACAAAGCCCCCTTGGTGTTGGCCCCCAGGGCCAGCCCGTCTATGATCCCGCCGGCAATGGCGATGATGTTTTTCAGGGAACCGCCCAACTCCAGCCCGATGATGTCATCCCCGGTATATACCCGAAAATAAGGCAACCTCAGCATCTCCTGTACTTCCTTGGCATCCTCCGGGAATTTAGCAGCCACCACCGTGGTGCTGGGAACATGCCGGGCGATCTCGGGCGCAATGTTCGGCCCGGACAGCACCGCCAGCCGGGAAGCTTTTTGCCCCAGCTCCTGTTCCAGCACCTGGGAACAGCGCATCAGACTGGACACCTCTATCCCCTTGATGGCGCTTACCAGCAACCGGTCCTCCCCTAGGAGAGGCAAGAGGTTCCGGCAGACGGAGCGCAAAACTTTGGAGGGAACAGCCCATATGACTGTTCGGCTGCCGGCCAGGCAGCCTTTTAAACCCGATTCAACATTAATGCCATCAGGAAGATTTATGCCCGGGAGAAATTCTTTGTTCTCCCGCTCCTGCTGGATCTTCCTGGCCGCATCGGCCCGGAACTCCCAGAGACCGACCGCATATCCTTTTTCGGCCAGCATCACCGCCAGGGTGGTGCCCCAGTTGCCGGCTCCCAGAACGGTGACTTTCTTTTTGTTCTGTTCCGTCATTTATTGTCCGATGGCGATTTATCTTTTTTGAAACGAAACTTATTTTCCGTCCCGTTTAGCAGCCGGATGATATTTTTTTTATGGGTCAGCATTATCAATATCGTGACCAACCACCCCAGAGCCACGATGGGAACCAGCGGCGTTTGGTCCTGCACTATTCTGTTCACCGCAGCCGACAGGGGAAAGATCAGGGAGGCAATTATTGATCCCAATGAAACATACCCGAAGGCCAAAAAGACTATGGCGAACGACCCCAAAGCGATCAAGGTTGCCGCTGGTTCCAGGGCCAAAAGGACTCCGGAGGCGGTGGCCACCCCTTTGCCGCCCTTGAATCTGAGGTAGGGGGTGAACACGTGCCCCAGGATGGCCGCCAGCCCCACTGCGATATAGAACCATTGGTCGGGAATACTAGTGCTGGGCCAGACCATCTTTGATATCAGGACCGGCAGAAAACCCTTGAGGGTATCCAGAAGATACACCGTCAATCCCGGCCCCTTACCCATCACCCGGAAGACATTGGTGGCCCCTACGTTCCGGCTGCCGTGCTCCCGGATGTCAAGGCCCTTGATCTTCCCGGCAATGAAACCGAAAGGAACGCCCCCGGCCAGGTAGGCAGATACGATATAGCATATTTTTATCAGCATTTGGTCATCAACCTTCATCTTGCGGTTGTCATATTAGATCAGTCTTCCCCCTTGGAGGAATGATACCTCGGCCGGCCGCCGTAATCTACATAGTTTCGTTCACTCCAGTCGGCCGGCGGCTTGGAACGCTTGAACATCAACCGAATGGGCGTCCCTTTTAATCCCAGACCATCATGAAGCTGCCGGTGGAGGTATTTCTGGTAGTTGGGCGCCACCAACTCCGGCTCGGAGGCCTTGATCAGGAAGCGGGGCGGGGCCACGCCGGTCTGGGTTATGGAGTACAGGTCGATCCTCTTTCCCTTGATGCTGGGCGGCCGGTTCTTCTCCACCGCCCGGTCGAAGGCCCGGGCCAGGGCCTCCGGCTCGATATTCTTGCGCCACAGGCAGAAGGACGAAATCACGGTCTGCAGCAGCTGGGGCATCCCCTGCTCCTCGGTGGCCGAGGTGAAGATGAACTCGGCAAAATTCAGAAAAGGCATCTGCTCCTTAAGCCAGCCCAGATAATTGGCCTTGTTGGGGTCCTTCTGGAGATCCCATTTATTTATTACCACCATCAGCGCCTTGTTGGAGCGTTCCAGCATCGAGGCCAGGGTAAGGTCCAAATGGGACAGCCCTTCGGAGCTGTCCAGCACCAGCACCCCCACATCGGCCCGCTCCAGGCTTCTCTCGGTCCTGAGGGTGGTATAGAATTCTATGGAGTCCTTGACCTTGCTTTTCCTCCTCAGCCCGGCGGTGTCGATCAGCAGATATTTCTGATTGCGCCATTCGAAGACCGTGTCCACCGAATCCCGGGTGGTGCCGGGCACCGAATCCACTATCACCCTCTCCTCCCCGGTGATGGCGTTGATCAGGGAAGATTTGCCCACGTTGGGTTTTCCCAGCACCGCCACTTTGATGGTGGACGGGTCCAGGGGCTCAATTCTATTTCTGGGCAGCATCTCCACCACCTTGTCCAGCATGTCGCCGATGGCCCGGCCCGGCCCGGCCGCGATCAAAAACGGCTCCCCCAGGCCCAGCTTCATGAACTCGTAGGAATCGCCCTCCTGCTTCGGCTCATCAACCTTGTTGACCAGCAGCAGATACGGCTTATTGACTTTGCGGATCAGCTTGGCCACATGGTAATCGATATCGGTGATCCCGGTCTGGCGATCCACCACCATCAGCAGCACATCGGCCTCCTCCAGGGCTATCTCCACCTGGCGCTTGATGGACTTCTCCATCCGGTCTTCGGTGTTGGGCACCAGCCCGCCGGTATCGATCAGATAGAAATCCCGGCCGTTCCAGTCCGCCAGGGCATAGTTGCGGTCCCGGGTGACGCCGGGCCGGTCGTCCACGATAGCCAGCTTGCGCTTGAGGATCCGGTTGAACAGGGTGGATTTGCCCACGTTGGGGCGTCCGATAATGGCCACGGTTGGGTTAGGCATGTTTCCTCTTTCTAAAAGATCCCCAGGCGGCCGAGACGGCCAATGCCGAGAGGACCGTGCCGGCAATAATTGCGCCCCAGATGCCCATCAGCACCAGAGCAGTTACAATGGCAGCGGCTATCAATACCCCCAGGCTTATGAAAAGCAGCGATGGCCAGAATTTTATTCCGAACAGAAAGGCCGCCACCGCCCCGGTCCAGGCTCCGGTGACAGGCAGTGGCACGGCAACGAAAAGCATCAGCCCCACCATTTCGTATTTTTTAACCAGATCGCTCCGGCTCCTGGTGCGGGAAAACAACCATCCAAAGAACCTGTCGAACAGGGGAACTTTTCTCAGCCAGCTGGACACCGGCCCCAGGAAAAGCAGTATCGGGATCACCGGAATCAGATTGCCGAACACCGATAAAATTACCGCCGGAATGATCGGAATGCCCAGCAGCTGATATGCCACCGGAATGGCCCCCCGCAGTTCAAAGATCGGCAGCATGGCAATGATCATGGTCACCAGCCAAGCCGGCAGTCCCCAGGAATTGATCTGCTGGATCAAGGATTCTTTGCCGGCCCAGCAGGCAGAATAGCCGGATACAATGATTGCCGTGGTAACTAATAAATGCCTGAATAGTCTGTTTTGTGCCATCAGATATTAGATCCTTCCCTTGAGCCGGCTATAAAGCATTCCCAGGTATTCATGCCAGCCGGCCTCGGCTTTGCGAAAGCCGGTGGAATTGGGGAACAAGCGGCCGGGGTTGAACTGCAATTCTTTTTTATTTAAGAAGTCGGTTGGCGCCGCAATGCAGGGGATTTCGGCATTTTTGAACAACGCCATGGATCTCGGCATATGAACCGCCGAGGTGACCAGAAAAACGCTGTCGGTCCCCACCAGGTGTTTGATCAGCCTGGCCTGCTCCTCGGTATCGCGGGATAATATCTCTGTCATCATTTCATCCCGCGGCACCCCCAGGGCCAGGGCCAGTTGCGCCATGCCCTGGCCCTCCGGGACCGGGTTGAAGACCGGACCGCCTGAGAACAGCAGCTTGGCGCCTGGCAAACACCGGTAGATCCTGATACCCTCCACGGTCCGCACCGCCGAGCCGTTGCTCAATTGCGAGGTGATGGGCAGCCGGGGATCGCTGTTCATCCCTCCGCCCAGCACCACCACCCATTTGACGCTGGTGTGGGTTTCGATATCGGCCGGTGCAGGATATCTGTTCTCCAGGTCACTCAACATCATATCGCCGATAATTCCATACCCCAGTAGCAGCATAATCAGGAAGGAAGCAGCGGTAACGATCCAGCCAGCCTTCTTCTTTTTTAGCGGCCATATAAGCAGGATACCTGCAGCCAGAAGCAGCATCACCACCGGCAGCGGCATGATGATGCCGCTGATTATTTTTTTTATTATGAACATCAAGCCTTCATTTGAGATTTCTTTTGAGGCTCATACGCCAGTGGCGGTTCCAGAGGATCGCCAGGAAACAGGAGATCCCTCCGTAGGCGAACCCCGCCAGCAGGTCAACCACATAATGGTATCCGCCGTAAACGGTGGATAACAACAGCAGAATAGTCACCGCCAGGAACAGCGAGGACCAGGCCCGGGCGTAGCGCCACATGAAAACGCAGATTGCCACCGAGGCGGCGGCATGGCCCGATGGAAAAGCTCCTCCCCTATGGGCCGCTTTAGCTATAAAGAACCCGACCTGGTCGGTGATCCAACCTCCGTTCAGGGGAAGGTCATGATAATAGATGAACCTCGGGCTATGGGCCGGCAGCAGAATGAACAGGATATACGTGCCGTACAATGCGGTGATGATGATCATCTGCAGATTCTCGAACTGCCATCTTCCCTTTTTCAGATAGAGGATCAGACAGCTGAGGAATATCAGCGCGAAGAACAGGCAGTAGGAAGCCTGCATCAGGTCGGTGAACCAGGGGCTTCCCAAACTCCGGAGGAACAACGTCGGATCGCCCCCCAGCAGGGCCATATCTGCCCGGTGCAGCAGGCCGTCGATGGTCCAGGGAAACAGGGCGTGGACGAAATACTTGGTGCCGCTGTAAACCCAAGGCAATGACAGTATGGGATACCATTCCGAGACAAAATTAAGCCAGGGCCGGTCCAAACGATTGTTGATCACTCTCAGCAATATCATGGCTGCGGTGGAAAAAAAATACTTCCAGAAAGCGATCTGCCAATCGCCGATGTTGTCCCTGAATATCAGTGTCAACAGGGTCATCAGCAGGTGGAACCCCACGATCAGCCAATCCACCGGCCGGAATGTTTTATACCCCAGCGTGATCATAGACTAAATTCAGAGTTTTTTGATCAACCCCTCCAGACCGACCACTACCTTAACCGGTTTGAGCCTTCTTTTGAATTCCCCCAGGCTCAGGTCATCGATGAATTTTCCCTCGCGATTCAACAGGTTCTCCGGAAGGACGATCAGGTCGGGATCCTTTTTCCCGGTTTTCAGGGATGAAAGAATATCCCCGCCGGATAGCAGTCCGCTGACGGTTACCGTATCGCCAAACAGACCATTTTCGACCAACAAGGTCTCGCATTTCAGGCCCTGGATCCTATTTAGTCTGGCAACTACCGGCCTTAACACCTTGGCTCCCGAGATCCCGGATATCAAAAGAATAGTTTTTCCCCGTTTCAGCTTTGGAGGGAGATCGGAGGACAGGGCACGGAAGCAATTCCAAAAGTCCCGGACCATCCCCACCCCATTGTCCAACTGGGGATAATCATCATACCAAAATGAAGCCGGAAAGTCAAGTCCGGCATTAAGATAGAACTCGTCAGCAAAGTAAAGGATTGTTTTTTTAAACCTTTGTCTTAACTGCCGTTGCAATCTCTTATATTCTTCAATAAGTTGTTGGGAATATTTCTTGGTTATGGCTCTGAGCGGATAGAGCTTCTGCCGGTGCTTGGTCAGCCCCACCGGAACCACCGCAATGCTTTTTACTCCGGGATATAGTTTCAACAGATCGGACAGACTTTTTTTCAAATGCCGCCCGTCATTGATGCCCGGGCACAACACGATCTGAGTATGCAGTTCAATTCCCCCGGCAATCAGGTCCTTCATGATCTTTAAAATATCATCATCCCGCCGGCTCCCCAGCAGCCTCTGTCTCAGTCCGGCCTCTGTAGCATGGACCGAAATGTACAAGGGGCTCAATCGCTGTTGTTTTATCCTCTCCAGGTCGGAACGGCCTATATTGCTCAGGGTGATGTAATTGCCGTAGAGAAAAGACAAACGGTAATCCTCATCCTTGAAATATAGGGCCTGGCGCATGCCCCGGGGCATCTGGTCCACAAAACAAAAAATGCATTTGTTCCCGCAGGAATGAAACTTCGGCTCCTCCAGAACGACGCCCAGCGGATCGTCATAGTCCTTTTCGATCAGCAAGCGATGCATTTTGCCCGCCCTATCTTTATAGACGACATCCAGCAGGTCATCGCTCTGGTGAAAACGGAGGTCGATATTGTCGCTTACCTTATGGCCGTTTACGGAAAGCAGCTCAAACATCGGCCGGAGGCCTGCTATGTACCCCAAACCTTTATTGCGTACGGATGTAATTTTCATAAAACATAATAATGGGGAGATTTTCATCTCCCCATACGATAGATAGTAGATTAAAGTTTTCGTTTATTTATCGGATTTCATGATCTTGACTTTATCTTTCAGCGCCAACTTATTGCCGGTCAGTTGCTTAGTTATCCGGCAAAGCGCCGAGTTTAACATCACCTTGGTCACGGATAATTCGGCCTTGTCGACCGGCTCCACATCAAGTATCTCCCCGGTATCCGGGTTGCGGATCTCCCTCTCGCCGAATACCAGCAGCCTATCGCCCACCTTAAGCCCGGACTTGGAGCCGATGTCTACATAGACCTCCCCGCTGGTCTCCAACCGCACGATCTTCCCGTCACCGGATGAAACGGACCTGGCGCCGTTGGCGTTATTCACGGCCACCTGCTGGTTCTCCGAGGGCAGGGTGCCGCGGAAGGCATTCCGCAGCTGGGCCACATCCTCGATATACAGCCGATTGCCGGGTTCGATGACCTGGGCCTTATTGTAGGTCAGCTCGGCCTTCTCCACCTCGCCCATGGCCTCATAGGCCACTCCCAGATTGTGCCACAAGGCCGGGTCCTTCTGGTTGCCGATCGATAATCTTTCCCATATCTCGGCTGCCCGCTTCCACTCGCCCTGCTTGGCGTAGGCGGCGCCCATCTGTTTGGGATCGGCCTTGGATTTGATCAGCCTTTTGGCCACCAGAATGTAATGGGGAGAGATATCCTTGACAAAGGACTCGGTTACCGCATTCAACAGCCCGCTTAATATCTGCTCGTCCCCCGGGATGTTGTCCTTGTAGCTGCGCTGGGAGCTGGAGCTCTGGGTCTTGCTGACCGCCACCTTGCCGGAGGCGATGTCCACCATCCGGTAGTTGATGGAGACCGTTCCGCTTTTGCTGGTGCGCTCCTCCGGCACCAGCACGGTCTTCATGATCTCTTCTTTTACCTTGTATTTCTTCTTGGTGAAGGGGTTGGTCTTCTCCACCTCTTCGTAGCGCCCGGTACCGGTCTTCTTCTTCACCATCTCGGTGCGGCGGTTGGTCTCCACGTTGTAGGAGATGATCTCGCCGGTGATGATGGCGTCCACCCCCAGGATGGCGCCCAGCTCCTTGATGGTGCCAGGGTCCACCGCGCCGGTCATGTTGAAGGCATGCTCCTTCATCACCGACTGGATCTTGCCCCGCTCCATGATCTGGTAAAATCCCTGGGTGTTAAGCTGTGACACCAGCACATTGCCCACCGCCGGGCCCAGACTGCGATGGGTGGGGTCGTCAAAGTCCACCACCGCCAGCCGGGTGACCGCGGGTATCTGCAGGTTGGCCCTCTCCAGACGCTTGAACCTGACCATGGACGGCCCGCAGGAAATCAGGATCAACGCCGCTATAGCTGTCGGTAAAAATAATTTTAGTCTGTTCATCATAAAATTCCCAAATAATTAATAAAGATTACTCCCGGTTTATCCCCAGCTTCTTGTCACGCTCCTGGTTCCACCGGACCCAGTCGTCCTGGCTGTCCATGATGGGATTGAAATTGACGATATCATAGGTCCCGTCGGGGTGGATGGTGATCTCCATCTGGGCCTTGACGATCTGCACCCACTGCTCCATGGTTACCTCGCTGGGCCCGGAGATCTGGGACGGCCCTTCTATCTCGCCCTGCTTTCCGCCGGCCTTGGCCTTCTTCTGCTCCATGAACTTGACTATGGGCTTGTTGTCCACCGCCACCTCGCCGCTGTAGACCGCGATCTTGGTGGTCTGGTCGTCGGAGACGGCCATCCGGTAGACCGTGCCGCGGACCGCCGCCACCGCGGTGGGCGATTCCAGCTGGAACTTGGTCTTCTTGCTCATCTTGTTGACATTGGCCCACACCTTGCCGCTCCAGACCTTGGCGGTGGCCGTCTGGGCTCCGTTCTTCTCCTTTTTGGCGTCAATGATGTCCAGCTTGGAGTTGCCGTCTATCCGGATGATGCTGCCGTCGGCGAACCCGATCTCGGCCCGGGAATCGTCCTGGGTCTTCACCTTCTGCCCGGAGAGCAGGGATTGGTTGAACAGGGCCTTGCTCCAGGCATTTTTCCTGGGCTTCTGTACCTCAACCTGGCCGGTATAGAAGGTGATCTTGGCGACGGACGAGGTCTTGGCTATCAGCTGCCCTGACACCATGCCCATTACCACCAGGGCGGTGATCAGGAAAAGCCAGATAACCCCGTTGGAACTGTTTTTGATATGTTTCATAATATCCTCCTAAAAAATAAAGCCTTAATATTAAGGAGAGCCGTTAAGGGTGGTCTTTTTTTACCGCTAAGGCGCAAAGCTTGCCTTGAGCTTGCCGAAGGAAACGCTAAGGAACTCGTAAAATATTGCCAAGAATATCATTCCGCACCAGAGTCTTCATGGTTTTAAGTTACGGGGGGAATAAACTTCGCGCCCTTAGCGTCTTCGCGGTGACTGGATTCCAATGACTACAATTAATCGCTCTAGTTAATACTACTATATCGGGGAAATTTATTTCTCCCTGACCAGATCGCCCATTTTAAACCCGGAACCGGAAATAACTTTTGCCGTAGCATACTTGTCCTTGGCATCCACCACCTCGATGGTGCCGATCTGCTTCTCTTCGCTGCCCAAGGAAAGCCCGGTATCGGGGTCGATGATCTCCTCGCCCTGCGAGAATACATTGAAAACATCTCCGGCCTTCACCCCGCCCTCTGCCCCGGGCTTCAGCATGACGGTCTTGTCGGCATTGACCTTGAGTATCTTGCCGCTCCAGGGAAGCTTGTCCATGGCCTTGGTGATCATCTCCACCACCTTATTGACCGCCTTGCGGGTGGCCTTGCCTGATAGGGTCTGGTCGAAACGGGAGTCGTTGGAAAAAGCAAAATCATCGGTGCCCACATCCAGGCCTTTTTTGCTCTCCTCCTCGGCAATGCCGTCGGCCGCCACGATCTCGCCGGTGGTGGTGTTGACCAGCCGGATATCCATCCCCACCCGGGCGGTCTTGGTCTCCACCCCCACTTTATTCAGGCCGAACATCCCCTTGGAGACCTTGCTCCCTACCGACCCGCCAACAGAGGATTCCTTCTGTCCGAATTCATTGACGCTGCCCAGCACTATCAGCTCCACCCCCAGAAGCTTGCCGACCTGGGCCGCACTCTGGGGGGTGACCGCACCGCTCAGGCCCAATTTCTGTTCCTTCATCACCTGCTCCAGTTGCTGGCGCTCGATGACCATGAATTTGCCGGATTTCACCAAGGCGGTGGTCAGCATGTCGGCCATCCCGGAGCCTATGTGCCAGCCGCCGTGCCCGGTCTTGTTCTCGAAATCCACCACCGCTACCCTCTTTTTAAGGCCGCCGGATTTCCCCGCCATGGCAACGCTTGAGACCAGCGTACAGGCCAGGGCAATGAAAGTAAAAATAGCTACGATTCTTTTCATCTATATTCCTCCCTTGTTATTTTCTGACCACTAATTTCAGGTTGATCTTGTTGGCGGTGCGGCTGATTATCCTGACCCTGAAATTGGGGAATGTCTTGTACAGCAGTTCCGAGGCCAGCTGGCCGCTGTTGAACTTGGTATCCACCTCTATCAGCCCGGTGCTGCCGGCCATCTCCCGCTCGGACACGCCCTTGATGCCCCGGATCTCGTACTTCAGGATGTTGACCAGGTCGGTGTACATCTGGTAATCGGTGATCCCGGTAACGTTGAGGGTGACGGTGTTGGAGCCCCGGGTGAATTTCTTGACGATCTCGTCGGCCAGGTAATCGGCCACCTTGTTGGCGGCCATCTCGATGGCCTTGGTGCCGCCGGCCACTTCGTCGATATGAATGGTCTTGTCGCTCTGGCTCTTGGAGACCAGCACCCGGCCGTCATCGGTGTTGAGGGCCTTCACCGAAACGGTGGCCTGCATGGACTTCATGCCGCCCAGCATATCGCTGACCCCGGAGGCCTCCTTGGCAAAGGACTTGCCCACGATGATCACCTCGGCTCCGGCTCTATCGCCGATAAAGGCCGCCGCCGTATTATCGCCCTGCAGGGCCGCCATTGCCTTATCCTTGCGCATGTTGCGTTCCATGGTCTCCTGGTCCACGAACTCGAAGCCCTTGTTGCGCATGTTCTCCATGATGGCGTTCTCAGCTACGTTCAGATTGACATCCAGTCCGCTGTATTGGGTCTGTCCGATATTCTGCTCGGTGATCAGCACCATCAACCGGGGATTGCCGGCCCCCCTCAGGATGTCGCCGATGTCCTCTTTGATGGCCCCGGCCCGGACCTGGGCCTTGACCTTGACGTTATAGGTCATCCCGTTGTCGGCCTCGCCCTCGCTGAGCACCGAGTAGGCCTTGACATAGCCCTTGGCCTTGGCGTAGATGTTGTCCTCCACCACCATGGCGTTCTCCACCACCGTGCTGGAGCTGATCACCGCGCCGGTGACCTGTTCCACCGCATTGCGCAGGGCATCCTGAATGGCCACATCGCGGGCCATGGCCTTGTCGTTATTTAATACTGATGCCGTGCCGTCGGTGGTGATCTCCCTCAGTTCATCCTGGGCATATGACAGGGAGAAGACCATAGCAACAGCAACCATGAATAATAATAGCTTCCTCATCATGCAATAAAACCTCCCAATGGATTTAAGTCTGACATAAATTACGGGGAGAAGCAGGTTTGGTTCCCTTTTGCCTTCTCCCCATAATAATTTGGTTATCCG
This genomic interval from Candidatus Edwardsbacteria bacterium contains the following:
- a CDS encoding small multi-drug export protein gives rise to the protein MAQNRLFRHLLVTTAIIVSGYSACWAGKESLIQQINSWGLPAWLVTMIIAMLPIFELRGAIPVAYQLLGIPIIPAVILSVFGNLIPVIPILLFLGPVSSWLRKVPLFDRFFGWLFSRTRSRSDLVKKYEMVGLMLFVAVPLPVTGAWTGAVAAFLFGIKFWPSLLFISLGVLIAAAIVTALVLMGIWGAIIAGTVLSALAVSAAWGSFRKRKHA
- a CDS encoding NAD(P)-dependent glycerol-3-phosphate dehydrogenase is translated as MTEQNKKKVTVLGAGNWGTTLAVMLAEKGYAVGLWEFRADAARKIQQERENKEFLPGINLPDGINVESGLKGCLAGSRTVIWAVPSKVLRSVCRNLLPLLGEDRLLVSAIKGIEVSSLMRCSQVLEQELGQKASRLAVLSGPNIAPEIARHVPSTTVVAAKFPEDAKEVQEMLRLPYFRVYTGDDIIGLELGGSLKNIIAIAGGIIDGLALGANTKGALLTRGLAEITRLGVALGARPDTFAGLSGMGDLITTCFSQQSRNRSVGQQIGQGRKLGDILKHMSMVAEGVETTKAAHLLAQKHGIEMPITQQMYRVLFEDKDPDEALKDLMGRDAKAELW
- a CDS encoding phosphatase PAP2 family protein, with product MITLGYKTFRPVDWLIVGFHLLMTLLTLIFRDNIGDWQIAFWKYFFSTAAMILLRVINNRLDRPWLNFVSEWYPILSLPWVYSGTKYFVHALFPWTIDGLLHRADMALLGGDPTLFLRSLGSPWFTDLMQASYCLFFALIFLSCLILYLKKGRWQFENLQMIIITALYGTYILFILLPAHSPRFIYYHDLPLNGGWITDQVGFFIAKAAHRGGAFPSGHAAASVAICVFMWRYARAWSSLFLAVTILLLLSTVYGGYHYVVDLLAGFAYGGISCFLAILWNRHWRMSLKRNLK
- the plsY gene encoding glycerol-3-phosphate 1-O-acyltransferase PlsY, yielding MLIKICYIVSAYLAGGVPFGFIAGKIKGLDIREHGSRNVGATNVFRVMGKGPGLTVYLLDTLKGFLPVLISKMVWPSTSIPDQWFYIAVGLAAILGHVFTPYLRFKGGKGVATASGVLLALEPAATLIALGSFAIVFLAFGYVSLGSIIASLIFPLSAAVNRIVQDQTPLVPIVALGWLVTILIMLTHKKNIIRLLNGTENKFRFKKDKSPSDNK
- a CDS encoding YdcF family protein, which gives rise to MFIIKKIISGIIMPLPVVMLLLAAGILLIWPLKKKKAGWIVTAASFLIMLLLGYGIIGDMMLSDLENRYPAPADIETHTSVKWVVVLGGGMNSDPRLPITSQLSNGSAVRTVEGIRIYRCLPGAKLLFSGGPVFNPVPEGQGMAQLALALGVPRDEMMTEILSRDTEEQARLIKHLVGTDSVFLVTSAVHMPRSMALFKNAEIPCIAAPTDFLNKKELQFNPGRLFPNSTGFRKAEAGWHEYLGMLYSRLKGRI
- the pgeF gene encoding peptidoglycan editing factor PgeF, giving the protein MVKYWQVTQRFGCDVLELNFLNEFGIKHGLVIKTQGRDIDEAGVYRSLSARHKTVVTSQVHGCDIRRVDSMFDKFYPHRVEADGLMTDRNDVVLTIHTADCLPVYLASSDRRCLALVHAGWKGTADKFAAKAVDVFCSEYGLSPKELVAAIGPGIEADCYQVGSEVAERFQPEHARADANGKWLLDLRNANRDQLLTAGMKPCNIYVSDFCTKCHSGMFHSYRREGKLKGKMIAFMEAPDD
- the der gene encoding ribosome biogenesis GTPase Der; amino-acid sequence: MPNPTVAIIGRPNVGKSTLFNRILKRKLAIVDDRPGVTRDRNYALADWNGRDFYLIDTGGLVPNTEDRMEKSIKRQVEIALEEADVLLMVVDRQTGITDIDYHVAKLIRKVNKPYLLLVNKVDEPKQEGDSYEFMKLGLGEPFLIAAGPGRAIGDMLDKVVEMLPRNRIEPLDPSTIKVAVLGKPNVGKSSLINAITGEERVIVDSVPGTTRDSVDTVFEWRNQKYLLIDTAGLRRKSKVKDSIEFYTTLRTERSLERADVGVLVLDSSEGLSHLDLTLASMLERSNKALMVVINKWDLQKDPNKANYLGWLKEQMPFLNFAEFIFTSATEEQGMPQLLQTVISSFCLWRKNIEPEALARAFDRAVEKNRPPSIKGKRIDLYSITQTGVAPPRFLIKASEPELVAPNYQKYLHRQLHDGLGLKGTPIRLMFKRSKPPADWSERNYVDYGGRPRYHSSKGED
- a CDS encoding MerR family transcriptional regulator produces the protein MIEPAAKKSKEKPKTSKRLPGTKVYHNIREVGEMTSLKPYVLRFWETEFPQLRPRLSRGGRRQYQLDDIKMVLMIKKLLYEDGFTIAGARGRLSEIREQDPDQMEIPFNQFKERSELGQIINELKGLLKLL